Proteins encoded together in one Quercus lobata isolate SW786 chromosome 3, ValleyOak3.0 Primary Assembly, whole genome shotgun sequence window:
- the LOC115981112 gene encoding uncharacterized protein LOC115981112 — translation MQADLARAYTSEEVDAAIKEMVPLKALGLDETESAFTANRLITNNILIAFETLHHMKTNYTGKKGFVALKMDMSKANDRVEWIFLEKIILKMGFQASWVAMIMECINTISYSILKGLMPSLDKEGRYKGFFSIQEWTKTYPLIFVDDCLIFCISTLEECQKIQILLVYYEAACGQMINQAKTTIFFGKNTDDQTQEAVKLSLRVLAIQHYEKYLGLPSFIGRNKKTSVVTMKEQIWARMQGWKAKLLSQARRS, via the exons ATGCAAGCGGATCTAGCTCGGGCTTACACAAGTGAGGAAGTGGATGCTGCTATAAAGGAAATGGTGCCTTTGAAGGCCCTGGGACTGGATG AAACTGAAAGTGCGTTCACTGCTAATCGTTTGATTACTAATAATATCCTGATAGCTTTTGAAACTTTGCACCACATGAAGACTAACTATACAGGGAAGAAGGGTTTTGTGGCTCTTAAGATGGATATGAGTAAGGCCaatgatagggtggagtggatTTTCCTTGAGAAAATAATCCTAAAAATGGGTTTCCAAGCCTCTTGGGTGGCAATGATTATGGAGTGTATCAACACCATTTCTTACTCCATTTTG AAGGGCTTGATGCCATCCTTAGACAAGGAAGGGAGATATAAAGGGTTTTTCTCTATACAGGAATGGACCAAAACTTACccacttatttttgttgatgattGCCTAATTTTCTGCATATCAACATTGGAGGAATgtcagaaaattcaaattctgcTTGTTTATTATGAGGCTGCATGTGGCCAAATGATAAATCAGGCGAAAACTACCATTTTCTTTGGCAAAAACACTGATGATCAAACACAGGAAGCCGTTAAATTGTCCCTTAGAGTATTGGCTATCCAGCactatgagaaatatttgggtcttcctTCTTTCATTGGTAGGAATAAGAAAACTTCTGTAGTCACTATGAAGGAGCAGATTTGGGCTAGAATGCAAGGCTGGAAAGCGAAGCTACTATCACAGGCAAGGCGGTCATGA